Genomic window (Shewanella psychropiezotolerans):
CAAAGACGAGTCGATAGATTGCCTTATGCTTGATGAGCTGACCTATATGGTGAGCTATCACTATCTCGAAGTCGACAGAGTCATAGAGGCACTGAAGAATCGTCCGCCAATGCAGCATGTAATTATTACCGGAAGGGCGTGTCACAGGGCTATTATCGAGCTGGCGGATACAGTGAGTGAGGTTCAACCTATTAAGCATGCGTTTGATAATGGAATTAAAGCCCAACCCGGCTTCGACTACTAAAAATGGCTATTGCAGAAGTGAATTGCTGCGTTACGTCCTCGCTCACAATTCGCCTACCTAAAGGTATGTCTTCGTTGTTCGCTGTGGGGCGCCTTGCACTTCGCTTCTTCATCACGCCATTTTCTTTCTGCCTGTTTGAAATTACATTTCTTTGTGCTAACCACTGTGGCGTTATTGTCTGCCCGGCTTGCAGTTATAAAGAGTTCAGCCAATTACATAGAGCCGTCAGCTTATCTAATAAAGAGCCTTCGGCGGCTTTTGGGTAGAAAGCGCGTATGCTCAGGGGCAGGCTTTCAGTGAATGTCTTAAGAGAATTGCTTTGGATTCTTAGAGAGGATCTTGGGGGTTGCTTAGATAAATCTAGGGTGATTTTTTTGGAAGAGTTTTAGAGTGAAACGGGATAAGTACTTGGATATTAAGATAAGTTTGGTACAGATGGAGAGACTTGAACTCTCACGCCCTTACGGGCACTAGCACCTGAAGCTAGCGTGTCTACCAATTCCACCACATCTGCATTGCTTATAGTCAAGAAAATAGTTCATTAATACACCTATTTTTCAACTGCTTGCAAGACTGATAGTACTGCTCTATCTTATTGCTGTCAATCAATCTCAGAGTAATTGGTCTTGGCCTGTCATTGAATGAAATCGCTATGTGTATTTTTATAAGAGAAGGTAATGAAAACTATAAAAAGAATCGTCTTGTTATTGGCTGTTTGTCTGCCAGTATTTTCGTCTATGGCCGCGCCCGCTAAACGAGTGATTGCGCTATCGCCGCACTCGGTTGAGATGCTGTATGCGATTGGCGCCGGAGACTCAATACTCGCGACCACAGATCATGCCGACTTTCCAAAATCGGCCTTGGATATCCCTAGAATCGGTGGCTATCACGGCATTCAGATAGAGAGGGTGCTTGAGCTGGAGCCCGACTTAGTCGTGGTCTGGGGAAGTGGCAATAAGGCCGAGGATCTACAGCGCTTAAAGGACCTGGGATTTAATGTGTATAACAGCGACCCTAAGACACTGGAAGCCGTTGCCGATGAGCTAAAAGAGCTGGGAGAGTTAACTGGCCATCAAGTCGAGGCAAACAAGGTCGCCGCTGATTACCTTGCTGGGCTTGAGGCTCTGCGAAACGATAATCTGGTTAAGCCTGAGGTGAAAGTCTTCTATCAGCTCTGGTCTACTCCCTTGATGACAGTGGCTAAGAATAGCTGGATACAACAGATAATAGCTGTTTGTCATGGCGACAATGTCTATCTCGATGCGGCCAGTGATTACCCTCAGGTCAGTTTGGAGAGTGTGCTGCTGAAGATGCCGGACGTTATTCTGCAGAGTCAGGATGAAGGCAATGTTTTAGGCGTCGACTGGAGTGAGTGGCAGGAGATCCCGGCAGTTAAGAATGAGCATATTTATCAGCTCAATGCAGACCTGTTACACAGAGCTACACCGCGCGCACTTCAAGGCGTTCAAGCCCTGTGTGATGCGTTAGATAAGGCGAGATAGCCGCGAACTATGAGCTTTTATGTAGGAGCTGCTTTAGCTGCGAAGCTTTATCTGTGTTATCTCTCCCGGCTAAAGCCGGTCCTACAATTTTAATGGAACTTTGT
Coding sequences:
- a CDS encoding cobalamin-binding protein; this translates as MKTIKRIVLLLAVCLPVFSSMAAPAKRVIALSPHSVEMLYAIGAGDSILATTDHADFPKSALDIPRIGGYHGIQIERVLELEPDLVVVWGSGNKAEDLQRLKDLGFNVYNSDPKTLEAVADELKELGELTGHQVEANKVAADYLAGLEALRNDNLVKPEVKVFYQLWSTPLMTVAKNSWIQQIIAVCHGDNVYLDAASDYPQVSLESVLLKMPDVILQSQDEGNVLGVDWSEWQEIPAVKNEHIYQLNADLLHRATPRALQGVQALCDALDKAR